One Solibacillus sp. R5-41 DNA segment encodes these proteins:
- the trpS gene encoding tryptophan--tRNA ligase, with product MKTIFSGVQPTGTITLGNYIGAIKQFPALQDEGNAIYCIVDQHAITVPQDRLELRKNIRSLAAMYIAVGIDPTKSTLFIQSEVPAHAQAGWILQCVASIGELERMTQFKDKSHGKESVSAALLTYPPLMAADILLYNTEIVPVGDDQKQHIELTRDLAERFNKRYNDVLTIPDIQLPKEGARIKSLQEPTKKMSKSDPNLKATIRLLDTAKEIEKKIKSAVTDSEGIVKFDIENKPGVSNLLTIESALSGISIPQLEKKYEGKGYGDFKAGVAEAVITHLTPIQERYNELIDSPELDTILDEGAVKANAIASKTLKKMENAMGLGRKRR from the coding sequence ATGAAAACCATTTTTTCAGGCGTACAGCCAACAGGAACGATTACACTAGGCAATTACATCGGTGCGATTAAACAATTCCCTGCACTACAGGATGAGGGGAATGCGATTTACTGCATCGTTGATCAACATGCGATTACCGTTCCACAAGACCGTTTAGAGCTACGTAAAAATATTCGCTCATTAGCTGCAATGTATATTGCTGTAGGGATTGACCCAACTAAATCAACACTATTCATTCAATCCGAAGTACCTGCACATGCTCAGGCAGGATGGATTTTACAATGTGTCGCATCAATTGGTGAGTTGGAGCGCATGACGCAATTTAAAGATAAATCACACGGAAAAGAATCTGTTTCCGCAGCACTTCTAACTTATCCGCCGTTAATGGCCGCTGATATCCTTTTATACAATACGGAGATCGTACCTGTTGGAGATGATCAAAAGCAACATATCGAATTAACTCGTGACTTAGCCGAGCGCTTCAATAAACGTTACAATGATGTATTAACGATTCCAGATATTCAATTACCAAAAGAAGGCGCTCGCATTAAATCGTTGCAAGAGCCTACGAAAAAAATGTCGAAATCTGATCCAAACTTAAAGGCAACAATTCGTCTACTTGATACAGCGAAAGAAATTGAAAAGAAAATTAAGTCAGCGGTAACGGATTCTGAAGGTATTGTAAAATTCGATATTGAAAACAAACCAGGTGTTTCAAATTTATTAACAATCGAATCTGCATTATCAGGTATTTCCATCCCACAATTAGAAAAGAAATACGAAGGTAAAGGTTACGGTGATTTTAAAGCTGGTGTTGCAGAAGCGGTAATTACTCATTTAACGCCTATTCAAGAACGTTATAACGAATTAATTGATTCACCAGAACTTGATACCATATTAGATGAAGGTGCTGTAAAAGCAAATGCTATTGCTTCAAAAACGCTTAAGAAAATGGAGAACGCGATGGGGTTAGGGAGAAAACGACGATAA
- the mecA gene encoding adaptor protein MecA, whose product MDIERINENTLKLFITYSDIEDRGYSREEIWYNRAKGEELFWDVIGEVNTEDYFDLEGPIWIHINASEVGLEVVVTRASVNNDSDASSMVGPFEESHDIADQLTDMEEALFNSLGKSSKDEEPIENARFRFKDIDELVPLARRASLFGVKSALYQCEGYYYLFVDLFDLDQQEAKNIIALCSEYLSASKMTIHRLVEYGEVIIPEDCFETVTTYF is encoded by the coding sequence ATGGACATCGAACGCATTAATGAAAATACGTTAAAACTTTTTATTACGTATAGTGATATCGAGGATCGCGGCTATAGTCGTGAGGAAATTTGGTATAATCGTGCAAAAGGGGAAGAACTTTTCTGGGACGTTATTGGCGAGGTTAATACGGAAGATTACTTTGATTTAGAAGGTCCTATTTGGATTCACATAAATGCATCTGAAGTTGGCTTAGAAGTTGTAGTAACACGCGCATCTGTCAATAATGACTCCGATGCTTCATCAATGGTAGGCCCTTTTGAAGAAAGTCATGATATAGCAGACCAATTAACAGATATGGAAGAAGCGCTTTTTAATTCTCTTGGTAAATCAAGCAAAGATGAGGAACCAATTGAAAATGCACGATTCCGTTTTAAAGATATTGATGAGTTAGTTCCGCTTGCAAGACGCGCATCATTATTTGGTGTTAAGTCAGCACTGTATCAATGCGAAGGGTACTATTACTTGTTTGTAGATTTATTTGATTTAGATCAGCAAGAAGCGAAAAATATCATTGCATTATGTAGTGAATATTTATCAGCTTCTAAAATGACTATTCACCGATTGGTAGAATATGGTGAGGTTATTATTCCTGAAGACTGTTTTGAAACAGTGACAACCTATTTTTAG
- the spxA gene encoding transcriptional regulator SpxA produces MLVTLFTSPSCTSCRKAKAWLEEHDISYTERNIFSEPLTISEIKEILSMTEDGTDEIISTRSKIFQKLNVDVENLPLQRLYELIQEYPGLLRRPIILDKKRLQVGYNEDEIRRFLPRKVRAYQLQEAQRMVN; encoded by the coding sequence ATGTTAGTAACATTATTTACTTCACCAAGTTGTACTTCATGTCGAAAAGCGAAAGCATGGTTAGAAGAGCATGATATCTCGTATACAGAACGTAATATATTTTCTGAACCACTTACAATAAGTGAGATCAAGGAAATTTTAAGTATGACAGAAGATGGCACAGATGAAATTATTTCAACGAGATCAAAAATCTTCCAAAAACTAAATGTAGATGTAGAAAATTTACCCCTACAACGGTTATATGAGCTTATTCAAGAATATCCAGGATTATTACGTCGTCCGATTATTTTAGATAAAAAACGATTACAAGTAGGTTATAACGAAGATGAAATTCGTCGATTCCTACCTCGTAAAGTTCGTGCTTACCAACTACAAGAAGCGCAGAGAATGGTTAACTAA
- the fabF gene encoding beta-ketoacyl-ACP synthase II translates to MEKRRVVVTGIGAVTPVGNSAEQAWENVVAGKSGVGPLTRVDTSKFTVSVAAEVTDFNIEDYVEKKEARKMDRFTHYAIAASMMAAKDADLTITEEMAPRVGVWIGSGIGGMETHEQQFLTFQERGVRRVSPFFVPMMIPDMASGQVSIYLGAKGVNSCSVTACASGTNSIGDAFKVIERGDADVMITGGAEAPIVTMAIAGFSSNTALSLNPDVNTASRPFDKNRDGFVIGEGAGILILEELEHAKARGAKIYGEVVGYGATGDAHHITAPAPNGEGAARAMAMALNDANVAPEQVGYINAHGTSTPYNDLFETQAVKTVFGEHAYQLAMSSTKSVTGHLLGAAGGIEAIFTLMALKEGILPPTMNLHDPDPECDLDYVPNEARKASIEYALSNSLGFGGHNACLLFKKYSEA, encoded by the coding sequence ATGGAAAAAAGACGAGTAGTTGTGACAGGTATTGGCGCCGTAACACCAGTTGGAAATAGTGCCGAACAAGCATGGGAAAATGTAGTTGCAGGTAAATCAGGTGTAGGCCCATTAACACGTGTAGATACGAGTAAATTTACTGTTTCTGTTGCGGCAGAAGTAACAGACTTTAATATAGAAGATTATGTCGAGAAAAAAGAAGCGCGCAAAATGGATCGCTTCACACATTACGCAATTGCGGCGTCTATGATGGCAGCAAAGGATGCAGATTTAACAATTACTGAAGAAATGGCTCCACGAGTGGGGGTTTGGATTGGTTCAGGAATTGGCGGTATGGAAACGCATGAACAGCAGTTTTTAACATTCCAAGAGCGCGGTGTACGTCGTGTTAGTCCATTCTTCGTACCGATGATGATACCAGATATGGCTTCAGGTCAAGTATCTATTTATCTTGGCGCAAAAGGTGTCAACTCTTGCTCTGTAACAGCTTGTGCATCTGGTACAAATTCAATCGGTGATGCGTTTAAAGTCATTGAACGTGGTGATGCGGATGTCATGATTACAGGTGGGGCAGAAGCGCCGATTGTGACAATGGCCATTGCTGGTTTTAGTTCAAACACAGCATTATCATTAAACCCAGATGTCAACACAGCTTCTCGTCCATTTGATAAAAATCGTGATGGCTTCGTTATTGGTGAAGGTGCAGGGATTTTAATTTTGGAAGAGTTAGAGCATGCTAAAGCGCGCGGTGCGAAAATTTATGGTGAAGTAGTCGGCTATGGTGCGACTGGTGATGCCCATCATATTACAGCGCCAGCTCCAAATGGTGAAGGTGCTGCACGTGCAATGGCGATGGCATTAAATGATGCAAACGTTGCACCAGAACAAGTTGGTTATATTAATGCACACGGTACAAGTACACCATATAACGATTTATTCGAAACGCAAGCGGTGAAAACTGTATTTGGTGAGCATGCCTACCAATTGGCAATGAGTTCAACAAAAAGTGTAACCGGCCATTTATTAGGTGCAGCTGGTGGTATTGAGGCAATCTTTACGTTAATGGCGTTAAAAGAGGGTATTTTACCACCGACGATGAATTTACATGACCCAGATCCGGAATGTGATTTAGATTATGTTCCGAATGAGGCACGAAAAGCATCGATTGAATACGCATTAAGCAATTCTTTAGGCTTTGGCGGTCATAACGCTTGCCTATTATTCAAAAAATATTCAGAAGCTTAA